One Rosa chinensis cultivar Old Blush chromosome 5, RchiOBHm-V2, whole genome shotgun sequence genomic region harbors:
- the LOC112166043 gene encoding receptor-like serine/threonine-protein kinase SD1-8, producing MRDLAKPHCFSTVILLLTLLSFFSVAKSKDTLSATESLGPNQTLVSAGEVFELGFFELGTDSRWYLGIWYKKIEQRTVVWEANRNNPLPNNSSSLKIGYDGKLSLVDESGNVSWSSNQSQFVGVSKNPILQLLDSGNLVLKEANDISPNKFLWQSFDYPTDTLLPEMKLGWNLNTSLDRYISSWKTPEDPSTGDYSFKIDYHGFPEVFLRQKQSIIYRSGPWNGLRFSGVPEMNAGNGIGFNFVVNDEEVYYSFSEQGNETNPALNSRLIVAPSGNIQRLTWIESSKVWNKYWFAPKDQCDSYRECGPYGVCDANASPVCKCMKGFQPKNPSAWSLRDGSDGCERETELECGNKDKFMKVENVKLPESGGAVVDMGMSLEECKVKCLGNCSCSGYSRARIQNGGSGCVMWFGELMDMRSYADGGQEFYLRLAASELDGDGKTKIIMIVGIVVGIAVLLSAGLIICFVRRRRNSGSTLNRRESKGPLERSQDFLLNSVVVSSKKDHYSGDRSNDDLELPLFDFSSVVAATDNFSDENKLGQGGFGCVYKGLVEGQEIAVKRLSKNSGQGTEEFKNEVKLIARLQHRNLVRLLGCCVDVDEKMLIYEYMENKSLDSFLFDKAKRYLLDWQKRFNIICGIARGLLYLHQDSRFRIIHRDLKASNILLDGELDPKISDFGMARIFGQDQTEANTKKVVGTYGYMSPEYAMDGLFSIKSDVFSFGVLVLEIVSGQKNRGFYYSNNELNLLGHAWELWNEGRALDIIDSSVGASFSESEVLRCMQVGLLCVQERAEDRPTMSSVVLMLSSENAPLPQPKNPGFCLGKKPETESSSSKQDESFTVNQVTITILDPR from the exons ATGAGAGATTTAGCAAAGCCCCATTGCTTTTCCACCGTTATTCTTCTCCTCACTttactctctttcttctccGTTGCCAAATCCAAAGACACCTTGTCTGCAACTGAATCTCTCGGACCAAACCAGACCCTCGTCTCCGCCGGTGAGGTTTTCGAATTGGGTTTCTTCGAGCTAGGCACAGACTCAAGATGGTACCTGGGCATATGGTACAAGAAAATCGAACAAAGAACTGTTGTTTGGGAAGCCAACAGAAACAACCCGCTCCCAAACAACTCATCCAGTCTCAAAATTGGTTACGATGGAAAACTTTCTCTTGTGGATGAATCCGGAAACGTTTCTTGGTCCAGCAATCAATCACAATTTGTTGGCGTCTCTAAAAATCCAATCCTGCAGCTTTTGGACTCCGGCAATTTGGTCCTCAAAGAAGCAAATGATATCAGCCCTAACAAGTTTCTCTGGCAGAGCTTCGACTATCCCACAGACACTTTGTTGCCGGAGATGAAGCTTGGATGGAACTTGAATACTAGTTTGGACAGATACATATCGTCATGGAAAACTCCAGAAGACCCTTCTACAGGTGATTACTCCTTCAAGATCGACTACCACGGTTTCCCGGAGGTTTTCCTCCGGCAGAAACAGTCCATAATATACCGGAGCGGGCCCTGGAATGGACTGAGATTTAGCGGCGTTCCAGAGATGAACGCCGGTAATGGTATTGGTTTCAACTTCGTTGTAAATGATGAGGAAGTGTACTACTCGTTTTCGGAACAAGGCAATGAAACTAATCCAGCTCTGAATTCAAGGCTGATCGTAGCTCCCTCCGGCAACATCCAACGGCTGACGTGGATCGAGAGCAGCAAGGTCTGGAATAAGTACTGGTTCGCTCCCAAGGACCAATGCGACAGTTACAGAGAGTGCGGGCCCTACGGTGTCTGCGACGCCAACGCTTCGCCAGTGTGTAAGTGCATGAAGGGGTTCCAACCTAAGAACCCTTCGGCATGGAGCTTGAGAGATGGCTCCGACGGGTGTGAGCGAGAGACGGAGCTGGAGTGTGGGAATAAGGACAAGTTTATGAAGGTGGAGAATGTGAAGCTGCCGGAGAGCGGCGGAGCGGTGGTGGACATGGGGATGAGTTTGGAGGAGTGTAAGGTGAAGTGTTTGGGGAACTGCTCGTGTAGTGGTTATTCAAGGGCGAGGATTCAGAATGGAGGAAGTGGATGTGTGATGTGGTTTGGGGAGTTGATGGATATGAGGAGTTATGCCGACGGCGGGCAAGAGTTCTATCTCCGGTTAGCAGCTTCTGAACTAG ATGGTGAtgggaaaacaaaaataattatgATCGTCGGCATTGTAGTTGGTATTGCCGTTCTGCTATCAGCTGGTCTTATTATCTGTTTTGTGCGGAGGAGGAGGAATTCGGGTAGCACTTTAAATAGGAGGGAATCAAAAG GTCCGCTTGAAAGAAGCCAGGATTTTCTGCTAAACAGTGTGGTAGTCTCAAGTAAGAAGGATCACTACTCTGGTGACAGGAGCAATGATGACCTAGAGTtgcctttgtttgatttcagcTCTGTAGTAGCGGCTACGGACAACTTTTCTGATGAAAATAAACTGGGACAAGGAGGTTTCGGTTGTGTTTACAAG GGGTTGGTCGAAGGTCAAGAGATCGCTGTGAAGAGACTTTCAAAAAACTCTGGACAAGGAACTGAAGAATTCAAAAACGAAGTAAAGTTAATTGCAAGGCTTCAACACAGAAATCTTGTTCGATTGCTCGGTTGCTGCGTTGATGTGGATGAAAAGATGCTGATTTACGAATACATGGAAAATAAAAGCCTCGATTCTTTTTTATTCG ATAAAGCGAAAAGGTATTTGCTGGATTGGCAAAAGCGTTTCAACATTATATGTGGGATTGCTCGAGGACTTCTTTATCTTCATCAGGATTCGAGATTCAGGATCATCCATAGGGACCTCAAGGCTAGCAACATTCTGCTTGATGGAGAATTGGACCCCAAGATATCGGACTTTGGAATGGCAAGAATATTTGGTCAGGATCAGACAGAAGCCAATACAAAAAAAGTAGTGGGAACATA TGGCTATATGTCTCCTGAATACGCAATGGATGGCCTCTTCTCAATCAAGTCAGATGTATTTAGTTTTGGTGTTCTAGTGTTGGAGATTGTTAGTGGTCAAAAGAACAGAGGATTTTATTATTCAAACAATGAGCTAAACCTCCTAGGACAT GCTTGGGAGTTATGGAATGAAGGTCGTGCATTGGATATAATAGATTCTTCGGTTGGTGCTTCATTTTCGGAATCTGAGGTGTTGAGATGCATGCAGGTTGGGCTTTTATGCGTCCAAGAGCGTGCAGAAGATAGGCCTACAATGTCCTCTGTGGTTCTGATGTTAAGTAGTGAAAATGCACCACTACCGCAGCCTAAAAACCCCGGTTTTTGCCTAGGAAAGAAACCAGAAACAGAGTCATCCTCAAGCAAGCAAGACGAGTCATTCACTGTAAACCAAGTAACTATCACAATATTAGATCCTAGGTAG